A window of the Zeugodacus cucurbitae isolate PBARC_wt_2022May chromosome 2, idZeuCucr1.2, whole genome shotgun sequence genome harbors these coding sequences:
- the LOC105215737 gene encoding uncharacterized protein LOC105215737 isoform X3 gives MVTCSMVDTVPISKMNTAHARKPLSSNSSGFRLLDADHLEAASSVSKNSVYKLKIDLMFDDTRSIRSNRLDDTRGSRRTRSIIMYGRSELASTGQSARSITSLLQESTETTKKLATSTKKDVQRMSNSVQEQIEQLFTDVAKDATSSFAVIYLGSLPLQDKVTSLQGLQAPLRELYLKELNTKKKCSGFLEICTTGLQVKMNTNYNTNTQSEENITPFHNIAVWSAVKFVVSDSDGGAAFLPLITDPDNIDKTSLFRPLCGNEKNQVPSNGHAPIFAVVMRSPGLPKVLKCHAFICKSTEDAIVIAATLYQSLMSHVNSSSHRSTKRRTPRNQNGVSCISIASSSARTGSNYLSQSHALSNGRKSSLRSSSESLGAEIATPTRSGRRKRIPNNTLTSSNNVINETETTTEERRRKSHKSKRAPPIPNGMHSGNSVRNINNQAAIALKDTFCDDCGDISGGGFLSVADSLGANSNSGLRNETNGDILTRVAIPRSGSFLNTGGLTRYKSRAARRHSGKLGGGGGSPLGFSELFNEFRLHENLHSLDEILYAIIDADGMSFNDLKPIYKEFLLKLAVTLTKDELFQRSKNIMRRQRKKKLKRRSNAPVTQKKSKTLLFGTKSLKKVLHLGQFRSCRGKPHMSKQPRNKKEEVHNLSISRTRAVQPTIGRSNDQQRARVATSGSDVSVVRKDNTLRGPNRNSSSGYVSCSECSYDSESCTCTSADRCYCSLRTDHVDSRLRRKSERNNITSKNSSSVSRRNTNNSPGGNINRHSLISCKSDEKCYCSMVEEDNALPGGDFVNTHSDTTWCDTDSCVSTSKCYCQRSQADRQQRSVRDHTSTPFSHKGSAKGQTAAEKLALDYELFTISGNSKSVQPHEALSVKKSVEAAAIFGDMKLSQTTDIKSICPPPSVKSKTSLSVRNARSEEAKKYAQSVKKRESSSIDRRHKHHSTGALSSSSSQKSHSAEDLLGKLRAMEKNSKSASVKSARSKGHTLLGEFEKRGSFHSNYQSMRAVNASLEDTLGYLP, from the exons GTCTATACGCAGCAACCGGCTTGATGACACGAGAGGATCACGTCGAACTCGATCCATAATCATGTATGGTCGTAGTGAGTTGGCCAGCACAGGACAGAGTGCTCGATCTATTACGAGTTTGTTACAGGAGTCTACCGAAACGACGAAAAAACTTGCAACTTCCACTAAGAAAGACGTACAACGTATGAGTAATAGTGTGCAGGAACAAATTGAGCAGCTGTTCACCGATGTGGCTAAGGATGCCACCAGCAGCTTTGCAGTAATATACCTGGGCTCCTTACCGTTACAAGATAAAGTGACTAGCCTTCAAGGGCTTCAAGCACCACTTCGTGAGCTGTATTTGAAGGAGTTAAATAccaag aaaaaatgttcTGGTTTTCTGGAAATTTGTACAACTGGGCTACAAGTTAAAATGAACACAAATTataatacaaacacacagagTGAAGAGAATATTACGCCATTTCATAATATAGCTGTTTGGTCTGCGGTAAAATTCGTTGTTTCAGACAGTGATGGCGGTGCTGCGTTTCTACCGCTCATTACAGACCCCGATAATATAGACAAAACGTCTTTGTTTCGACCATTATG TGGGAATGAGAAAAATCAAGTGCCGAGTAATGGCCATGCACCGATATTTGCAGTGGTAATGCGATCCCCTGGATTGCCTAAGGTTCTAAAATGTCatgcttttatttgtaaaaGTACCGAAGATGCCATCGTTATCGCCGCCACATTATACCAGAGCTTAATGTCCCATGTGAATTCTAGTTCTCATCGCAGTACTAAACGACGTACACCACGTAATCAAAATGGCGTTAGTTGTATCAGTATTGCTAGTAGTTCGGCACGTACGGGCTCCAATTACTTATCACAATCCCATGCGCTATCTAATGGTCGCAAAAGTTCTTTGCGTAGTTCAAGTGAAAGCTTAGGTGCAGAAATAGCAACACCTACTCGATCTGGACGGAGAAAACGTATTCCTAATAACACGCTTACTTCCAGCAATAACGTTATTAACGAAACGGAGACTACAACGGAAGAAAGAAGACGAAAGTCTCATAAAAGTAAACGTGCCCCACCTATTCCTAACGGTATGCACTCTGGTAATTCCGTACGCAACATTAATAATCAAGCTGCCATTGCTCTTAAAGACACATTTTGTGATGATTGTGGAG ACATTTCAGGTGGTGGCTTCTTATCGGTTGCGGACTCATTGGGAGCGAACTCGAATAGTGGCCTACGTAATGAGACCAATGGAGATATACTAACTCGCGTAGCAATACCTCGATCCGGTAGCTTCCTAAACACGGGAGGACTTACGCGGTATAAATCAAGAGCTGCGCGTAGGCATTCTGGAAAATTGGGCGGAGGTGGTGG TTCACCACTTGGTTTCAGCGAACTGTTTAATGAATTCCGCTTGCATGAAAACCTTCATTCATTGGACGAGATTCTTTATGCCATAATTGACGCCGATGGAATGTCATTCAACGATCTGAAGCCAATCTACAAAGAATTCCTACTCAAGTTGGCTGTGACCCTGACGAAGGATGAACTCTTCCAGCGATCAAAGAATATTATGCGTCGACAAAGGAAGAAAAAGTTGAAGCGTCGAAGTAACGCTCCAGTAACACAG AAAAAGTCCAAAACCTTGTTGTTTGGAacgaaaagtttaaaaaaagttCTCCACTTGGGACAATTTAGGTCCTGTCGCGGCAAACCTCACATGTCAAAACAGCCCCGGAATAAGAAAGAGGAAGTCCACAATCTCAGCATTAGCAGAACACGCGCAGTTCAACCGACGATAGGGCGCTCAAATGACCAGCAGCGGGCACGTGTGGCTACCAGTGGTTCGGACGTTTCGGTGGTGCGTAAAGACAACACACTTCGTGGGCCAAATAGAAACAGCAGCAGCGG CTACGTCTCTTGTTCTGAGTGCAGCTATGATTCAGAGTCATGTACGTGCACATCAGCGGACAGATGTTACTGCAGTCTTCGAACAGATCACGTCGACAGCAGATTGCGTCGCAAAAGTGAACGTAACAATATCACATCAAAGAATTCGAGTAGTGTCAGCAGACGAAATACGAATAACTCGCCTGGTGGTAATATTAATCGACATTCGTTGATATCTTGCAAGTCGGACGAAAAATGCTACTGTTCAATGGTTGAAGAGGATAATGCTTTGCCTGGTGGTGATTTTGTAAACACACATTCGGATACTACGTGGTGTGATACAGATAGTTGTGTCAGCACTAGCAAATGTTATTGCCAGCGCAGCCAGGCTGATCGTCAGCAAAGGTCTGTTCGTGATCACACAAGTACCCCTTTCTCACACAAGGGTAGTGCCAAAGGTCAAACAGCCGCAGAGAAGCTAGCATTGGACTACGAACTCTTTACGATAAGTGGTAACAGCAAGTCGGTCCAACCACATGAAGCTTTAAGTGTTAAGAAAAGTGTAGAAGCAGCTGCTATTTTTGGCGATATGAAGCTTAGCCAAACTACCGACATTAAGAGCATTTGTCCACCACCTTCGGTTAAATCGAAGACTAGCTTATCAGTTCGAAATGCGCGCAGCGAAGAAGCAAAGAAGTATGCACAATCCGTAAAAAAACGTGAATCCTCTAGTATTGATAGGAGGCACAAGCATCACAGTACCGGCGCTTTGTCGTCGAGTTCTTCACAAAAATCTCATAGCGCCGAAGATCTATTGGGCAAATTGAGAGCAATGGAGAAGAATTCCAAATCAGCATCGGTGAAGAGCGCCCGCAGCAAAGGCCACACTTTGCTTGGCGAGTTTGAGAAACGTGGTAGTTTTCATAGTAATTATCAGTCGATGCGCGCTGTGAATGCCTCTTTGGAAGACACTCTAGGGTATTTGCCATAA
- the LOC105215737 gene encoding uncharacterized protein LOC105215737 isoform X1: MVTCSMVDTVPISKMNTAHARKPLSSNSSGFRLLDADHLEAASSVSKNSVYKLKIDLMFDDTRSIRSNRLDDTRGSRRTRSIIMYGRSELASTGQSARSITSLLQESTETTKKLATSTKKDVQRMSNSVQEQIEQLFTDVAKDATSSFAVIYLGSLPLQDKVTSLQGLQAPLRELYLKELNTKKKCSGFLEICTTGLQVKMNTNYNTNTQSEENITPFHNIAVWSAVKFVVSDSDGGAAFLPLITDPDNIDKTSLFRPLCGNEKNQVPSNGHAPIFAVVMRSPGLPKVLKCHAFICKSTEDAIVIAATLYQSLMSHVNSSSHRSTKRRTPRNQNGVSCISIASSSARTGSNYLSQSHALSNGRKSSLRSSSESLGAEIATPTRSGRRKRIPNNTLTSSNNVINETETTTEERRRKSHKSKRAPPIPNGMHSGNSVRNINNQAAIALKDTFCDDCGGKHNNFRRRFLLSNSVNSAYDSDISGGGFLSVADSLGANSNSGLRNETNGDILTRVAIPRSGSFLNTGGLTRYKSRAARRHSGKLGGGGGSPLGFSELFNEFRLHENLHSLDEILYAIIDADGMSFNDLKPIYKEFLLKLAVTLTKDELFQRSKNIMRRQRKKKLKRRSNAPVTQKKSKTLLFGTKSLKKVLHLGQFRSCRGKPHMSKQPRNKKEEVHNLSISRTRAVQPTIGRSNDQQRARVATSGSDVSVVRKDNTLRGPNRNSSSGYVSCSECSYDSESCTCTSADRCYCSLRTDHVDSRLRRKSERNNITSKNSSSVSRRNTNNSPGGNINRHSLISCKSDEKCYCSMVEEDNALPGGDFVNTHSDTTWCDTDSCVSTSKCYCQRSQADRQQRSVRDHTSTPFSHKGSAKGQTAAEKLALDYELFTISGNSKSVQPHEALSVKKSVEAAAIFGDMKLSQTTDIKSICPPPSVKSKTSLSVRNARSEEAKKYAQSVKKRESSSIDRRHKHHSTGALSSSSSQKSHSAEDLLGKLRAMEKNSKSASVKSARSKGHTLLGEFEKRGSFHSNYQSMRAVNASLEDTLGYLP; encoded by the exons GTCTATACGCAGCAACCGGCTTGATGACACGAGAGGATCACGTCGAACTCGATCCATAATCATGTATGGTCGTAGTGAGTTGGCCAGCACAGGACAGAGTGCTCGATCTATTACGAGTTTGTTACAGGAGTCTACCGAAACGACGAAAAAACTTGCAACTTCCACTAAGAAAGACGTACAACGTATGAGTAATAGTGTGCAGGAACAAATTGAGCAGCTGTTCACCGATGTGGCTAAGGATGCCACCAGCAGCTTTGCAGTAATATACCTGGGCTCCTTACCGTTACAAGATAAAGTGACTAGCCTTCAAGGGCTTCAAGCACCACTTCGTGAGCTGTATTTGAAGGAGTTAAATAccaag aaaaaatgttcTGGTTTTCTGGAAATTTGTACAACTGGGCTACAAGTTAAAATGAACACAAATTataatacaaacacacagagTGAAGAGAATATTACGCCATTTCATAATATAGCTGTTTGGTCTGCGGTAAAATTCGTTGTTTCAGACAGTGATGGCGGTGCTGCGTTTCTACCGCTCATTACAGACCCCGATAATATAGACAAAACGTCTTTGTTTCGACCATTATG TGGGAATGAGAAAAATCAAGTGCCGAGTAATGGCCATGCACCGATATTTGCAGTGGTAATGCGATCCCCTGGATTGCCTAAGGTTCTAAAATGTCatgcttttatttgtaaaaGTACCGAAGATGCCATCGTTATCGCCGCCACATTATACCAGAGCTTAATGTCCCATGTGAATTCTAGTTCTCATCGCAGTACTAAACGACGTACACCACGTAATCAAAATGGCGTTAGTTGTATCAGTATTGCTAGTAGTTCGGCACGTACGGGCTCCAATTACTTATCACAATCCCATGCGCTATCTAATGGTCGCAAAAGTTCTTTGCGTAGTTCAAGTGAAAGCTTAGGTGCAGAAATAGCAACACCTACTCGATCTGGACGGAGAAAACGTATTCCTAATAACACGCTTACTTCCAGCAATAACGTTATTAACGAAACGGAGACTACAACGGAAGAAAGAAGACGAAAGTCTCATAAAAGTAAACGTGCCCCACCTATTCCTAACGGTATGCACTCTGGTAATTCCGTACGCAACATTAATAATCAAGCTGCCATTGCTCTTAAAGACACATTTTGTGATGATTGTGGAGGTAAACATAACAACTTCAGAAGAAGATTCCTACTTTCGAATAGTGTAAACAGCGCTTACGATTCAGACATTTCAGGTGGTGGCTTCTTATCGGTTGCGGACTCATTGGGAGCGAACTCGAATAGTGGCCTACGTAATGAGACCAATGGAGATATACTAACTCGCGTAGCAATACCTCGATCCGGTAGCTTCCTAAACACGGGAGGACTTACGCGGTATAAATCAAGAGCTGCGCGTAGGCATTCTGGAAAATTGGGCGGAGGTGGTGG TTCACCACTTGGTTTCAGCGAACTGTTTAATGAATTCCGCTTGCATGAAAACCTTCATTCATTGGACGAGATTCTTTATGCCATAATTGACGCCGATGGAATGTCATTCAACGATCTGAAGCCAATCTACAAAGAATTCCTACTCAAGTTGGCTGTGACCCTGACGAAGGATGAACTCTTCCAGCGATCAAAGAATATTATGCGTCGACAAAGGAAGAAAAAGTTGAAGCGTCGAAGTAACGCTCCAGTAACACAG AAAAAGTCCAAAACCTTGTTGTTTGGAacgaaaagtttaaaaaaagttCTCCACTTGGGACAATTTAGGTCCTGTCGCGGCAAACCTCACATGTCAAAACAGCCCCGGAATAAGAAAGAGGAAGTCCACAATCTCAGCATTAGCAGAACACGCGCAGTTCAACCGACGATAGGGCGCTCAAATGACCAGCAGCGGGCACGTGTGGCTACCAGTGGTTCGGACGTTTCGGTGGTGCGTAAAGACAACACACTTCGTGGGCCAAATAGAAACAGCAGCAGCGG CTACGTCTCTTGTTCTGAGTGCAGCTATGATTCAGAGTCATGTACGTGCACATCAGCGGACAGATGTTACTGCAGTCTTCGAACAGATCACGTCGACAGCAGATTGCGTCGCAAAAGTGAACGTAACAATATCACATCAAAGAATTCGAGTAGTGTCAGCAGACGAAATACGAATAACTCGCCTGGTGGTAATATTAATCGACATTCGTTGATATCTTGCAAGTCGGACGAAAAATGCTACTGTTCAATGGTTGAAGAGGATAATGCTTTGCCTGGTGGTGATTTTGTAAACACACATTCGGATACTACGTGGTGTGATACAGATAGTTGTGTCAGCACTAGCAAATGTTATTGCCAGCGCAGCCAGGCTGATCGTCAGCAAAGGTCTGTTCGTGATCACACAAGTACCCCTTTCTCACACAAGGGTAGTGCCAAAGGTCAAACAGCCGCAGAGAAGCTAGCATTGGACTACGAACTCTTTACGATAAGTGGTAACAGCAAGTCGGTCCAACCACATGAAGCTTTAAGTGTTAAGAAAAGTGTAGAAGCAGCTGCTATTTTTGGCGATATGAAGCTTAGCCAAACTACCGACATTAAGAGCATTTGTCCACCACCTTCGGTTAAATCGAAGACTAGCTTATCAGTTCGAAATGCGCGCAGCGAAGAAGCAAAGAAGTATGCACAATCCGTAAAAAAACGTGAATCCTCTAGTATTGATAGGAGGCACAAGCATCACAGTACCGGCGCTTTGTCGTCGAGTTCTTCACAAAAATCTCATAGCGCCGAAGATCTATTGGGCAAATTGAGAGCAATGGAGAAGAATTCCAAATCAGCATCGGTGAAGAGCGCCCGCAGCAAAGGCCACACTTTGCTTGGCGAGTTTGAGAAACGTGGTAGTTTTCATAGTAATTATCAGTCGATGCGCGCTGTGAATGCCTCTTTGGAAGACACTCTAGGGTATTTGCCATAA
- the LOC105215737 gene encoding uncharacterized protein LOC105215737 isoform X4 translates to MVTCSMVDTVPISKMNTAHARKPLSSNSSGFRLLDADHLEAASSVSKNSVYKLKIDLMFDDTRSIRSNRLDDTRGSRRTRSIIMYGRSELASTGQSARSITSLLQESTETTKKLATSTKKDVQRMSNSVQEQIEQLFTDVAKDATSSFAVIYLGSLPLQDKVTSLQGLQAPLRELYLKELNTKKKCSGFLEICTTGLQVKMNTNYNTNTQSEENITPFHNIAVWSAVKFVVSDSDGGAAFLPLITDPDNIDKTSLFRPLCGNEKNQVPSNGHAPIFAVVMRSPGLPKVLKCHAFICKSTEDAIVIAATLYQSLMSHVNSSSHRSTKRRTPRNQNGVSCISIASSSARTGSNYLSQSHALSNGRKSSLRSSSESLGAEIATPTRSGRRKRIPNNTLTSSNNVINETETTTEERRRKSHKSKRAPPIPNGMHSGNSVRNINNQAAIALKDTFCDDCGGGGFLSVADSLGANSNSGLRNETNGDILTRVAIPRSGSFLNTGGLTRYKSRAARRHSGKLGGGGGSPLGFSELFNEFRLHENLHSLDEILYAIIDADGMSFNDLKPIYKEFLLKLAVTLTKDELFQRSKNIMRRQRKKKLKRRSNAPVTQKKSKTLLFGTKSLKKVLHLGQFRSCRGKPHMSKQPRNKKEEVHNLSISRTRAVQPTIGRSNDQQRARVATSGSDVSVVRKDNTLRGPNRNSSSGYVSCSECSYDSESCTCTSADRCYCSLRTDHVDSRLRRKSERNNITSKNSSSVSRRNTNNSPGGNINRHSLISCKSDEKCYCSMVEEDNALPGGDFVNTHSDTTWCDTDSCVSTSKCYCQRSQADRQQRSVRDHTSTPFSHKGSAKGQTAAEKLALDYELFTISGNSKSVQPHEALSVKKSVEAAAIFGDMKLSQTTDIKSICPPPSVKSKTSLSVRNARSEEAKKYAQSVKKRESSSIDRRHKHHSTGALSSSSSQKSHSAEDLLGKLRAMEKNSKSASVKSARSKGHTLLGEFEKRGSFHSNYQSMRAVNASLEDTLGYLP, encoded by the exons GTCTATACGCAGCAACCGGCTTGATGACACGAGAGGATCACGTCGAACTCGATCCATAATCATGTATGGTCGTAGTGAGTTGGCCAGCACAGGACAGAGTGCTCGATCTATTACGAGTTTGTTACAGGAGTCTACCGAAACGACGAAAAAACTTGCAACTTCCACTAAGAAAGACGTACAACGTATGAGTAATAGTGTGCAGGAACAAATTGAGCAGCTGTTCACCGATGTGGCTAAGGATGCCACCAGCAGCTTTGCAGTAATATACCTGGGCTCCTTACCGTTACAAGATAAAGTGACTAGCCTTCAAGGGCTTCAAGCACCACTTCGTGAGCTGTATTTGAAGGAGTTAAATAccaag aaaaaatgttcTGGTTTTCTGGAAATTTGTACAACTGGGCTACAAGTTAAAATGAACACAAATTataatacaaacacacagagTGAAGAGAATATTACGCCATTTCATAATATAGCTGTTTGGTCTGCGGTAAAATTCGTTGTTTCAGACAGTGATGGCGGTGCTGCGTTTCTACCGCTCATTACAGACCCCGATAATATAGACAAAACGTCTTTGTTTCGACCATTATG TGGGAATGAGAAAAATCAAGTGCCGAGTAATGGCCATGCACCGATATTTGCAGTGGTAATGCGATCCCCTGGATTGCCTAAGGTTCTAAAATGTCatgcttttatttgtaaaaGTACCGAAGATGCCATCGTTATCGCCGCCACATTATACCAGAGCTTAATGTCCCATGTGAATTCTAGTTCTCATCGCAGTACTAAACGACGTACACCACGTAATCAAAATGGCGTTAGTTGTATCAGTATTGCTAGTAGTTCGGCACGTACGGGCTCCAATTACTTATCACAATCCCATGCGCTATCTAATGGTCGCAAAAGTTCTTTGCGTAGTTCAAGTGAAAGCTTAGGTGCAGAAATAGCAACACCTACTCGATCTGGACGGAGAAAACGTATTCCTAATAACACGCTTACTTCCAGCAATAACGTTATTAACGAAACGGAGACTACAACGGAAGAAAGAAGACGAAAGTCTCATAAAAGTAAACGTGCCCCACCTATTCCTAACGGTATGCACTCTGGTAATTCCGTACGCAACATTAATAATCAAGCTGCCATTGCTCTTAAAGACACATTTTGTGATGATTGTGGAG GTGGTGGCTTCTTATCGGTTGCGGACTCATTGGGAGCGAACTCGAATAGTGGCCTACGTAATGAGACCAATGGAGATATACTAACTCGCGTAGCAATACCTCGATCCGGTAGCTTCCTAAACACGGGAGGACTTACGCGGTATAAATCAAGAGCTGCGCGTAGGCATTCTGGAAAATTGGGCGGAGGTGGTGG TTCACCACTTGGTTTCAGCGAACTGTTTAATGAATTCCGCTTGCATGAAAACCTTCATTCATTGGACGAGATTCTTTATGCCATAATTGACGCCGATGGAATGTCATTCAACGATCTGAAGCCAATCTACAAAGAATTCCTACTCAAGTTGGCTGTGACCCTGACGAAGGATGAACTCTTCCAGCGATCAAAGAATATTATGCGTCGACAAAGGAAGAAAAAGTTGAAGCGTCGAAGTAACGCTCCAGTAACACAG AAAAAGTCCAAAACCTTGTTGTTTGGAacgaaaagtttaaaaaaagttCTCCACTTGGGACAATTTAGGTCCTGTCGCGGCAAACCTCACATGTCAAAACAGCCCCGGAATAAGAAAGAGGAAGTCCACAATCTCAGCATTAGCAGAACACGCGCAGTTCAACCGACGATAGGGCGCTCAAATGACCAGCAGCGGGCACGTGTGGCTACCAGTGGTTCGGACGTTTCGGTGGTGCGTAAAGACAACACACTTCGTGGGCCAAATAGAAACAGCAGCAGCGG CTACGTCTCTTGTTCTGAGTGCAGCTATGATTCAGAGTCATGTACGTGCACATCAGCGGACAGATGTTACTGCAGTCTTCGAACAGATCACGTCGACAGCAGATTGCGTCGCAAAAGTGAACGTAACAATATCACATCAAAGAATTCGAGTAGTGTCAGCAGACGAAATACGAATAACTCGCCTGGTGGTAATATTAATCGACATTCGTTGATATCTTGCAAGTCGGACGAAAAATGCTACTGTTCAATGGTTGAAGAGGATAATGCTTTGCCTGGTGGTGATTTTGTAAACACACATTCGGATACTACGTGGTGTGATACAGATAGTTGTGTCAGCACTAGCAAATGTTATTGCCAGCGCAGCCAGGCTGATCGTCAGCAAAGGTCTGTTCGTGATCACACAAGTACCCCTTTCTCACACAAGGGTAGTGCCAAAGGTCAAACAGCCGCAGAGAAGCTAGCATTGGACTACGAACTCTTTACGATAAGTGGTAACAGCAAGTCGGTCCAACCACATGAAGCTTTAAGTGTTAAGAAAAGTGTAGAAGCAGCTGCTATTTTTGGCGATATGAAGCTTAGCCAAACTACCGACATTAAGAGCATTTGTCCACCACCTTCGGTTAAATCGAAGACTAGCTTATCAGTTCGAAATGCGCGCAGCGAAGAAGCAAAGAAGTATGCACAATCCGTAAAAAAACGTGAATCCTCTAGTATTGATAGGAGGCACAAGCATCACAGTACCGGCGCTTTGTCGTCGAGTTCTTCACAAAAATCTCATAGCGCCGAAGATCTATTGGGCAAATTGAGAGCAATGGAGAAGAATTCCAAATCAGCATCGGTGAAGAGCGCCCGCAGCAAAGGCCACACTTTGCTTGGCGAGTTTGAGAAACGTGGTAGTTTTCATAGTAATTATCAGTCGATGCGCGCTGTGAATGCCTCTTTGGAAGACACTCTAGGGTATTTGCCATAA